The following are encoded together in the uncultured Sphaerochaeta sp. genome:
- a CDS encoding ABC transporter permease, producing the protein MKRLMQMFLRRLGSLLATLVVMSFIIFLLVEIMPGDVAQMILGQSATEEAVASLREARGLNDPLLERYGRWIKGVAVGDLGESIYMKGVSINSILWRKVGHSVILAMTAFIIFVPLSIFFGVLAGVKEKKPTDSIISFFGLATMALPEFVSGVILITVFAVQLDWFPIVSVIPIGESIWQNLNIVILPALSITFVMFGYISRMQRSSMITVMNSDYIRAATLKGMPRKYVIFRHALKNAMLPTITIIGMNMGWLFGGLVVVETLFGFPGMGSLLMTGIKTRDVPLIEACVLLITVIYSLSTMITDIMYSYLNPRIRYQGGQK; encoded by the coding sequence ATGAAGAGATTAATGCAAATGTTTCTTCGTCGTCTGGGGTCGCTTCTTGCGACCCTGGTCGTCATGTCGTTCATCATCTTCTTGCTTGTTGAAATCATGCCAGGTGATGTTGCACAGATGATTCTGGGCCAAAGTGCTACAGAGGAGGCCGTAGCTTCCCTCCGTGAGGCAAGGGGGCTCAATGATCCCTTGCTGGAACGCTATGGAAGATGGATTAAAGGCGTAGCGGTCGGTGATTTAGGTGAATCTATATACATGAAAGGTGTTTCAATCAACTCCATACTTTGGAGGAAGGTCGGCCATTCAGTAATACTAGCCATGACAGCCTTTATCATTTTTGTTCCACTATCTATCTTCTTTGGGGTATTGGCAGGGGTAAAGGAGAAAAAACCGACAGACTCCATCATCTCCTTCTTTGGTTTGGCGACGATGGCCCTCCCTGAGTTTGTTTCCGGTGTTATTCTTATCACCGTCTTTGCTGTCCAGTTGGACTGGTTTCCCATTGTCAGCGTTATTCCCATTGGGGAAAGTATATGGCAGAATCTGAACATTGTTATTCTTCCTGCATTATCCATTACATTTGTAATGTTCGGATATATCTCGAGAATGCAACGTTCTTCCATGATCACCGTTATGAATTCTGACTACATCAGGGCAGCAACCTTGAAAGGTATGCCGCGCAAGTATGTCATTTTCAGGCATGCGTTGAAAAATGCAATGCTTCCCACAATTACCATTATTGGTATGAATATGGGTTGGTTGTTTGGTGGTCTTGTCGTAGTTGAGACGCTCTTTGGGTTCCCAGGGATGGGCTCATTGCTGATGACTGGAATCAAGACACGAGATGTACCCCTTATTGAGGCTTGTGTGCTCTTGATAACCGTCATCTACTCACTCTCTACGATGATTACCGACATTATGTATAGCTATCTCAATCCGAGAATCAGATACCAAGGAGGCCAGAAATGA
- a CDS encoding ABC transporter permease gives MKYFLYQLKKSPLAMVGIAIILFWLIAAAVGPSLIPFTHTAMDSENQMASPGEYGHVLGTDGLGRDILARIVYGSRSILTVALLTSIFSTLVGILLGFSAGYFGGKLDTAFLRAMDILMAIPPLVLSMVILGILGDSSIASLTIIVSIAFVPATARVSRGVLLTEKSQEYVSAARIRGENHLYIMFVEILPNTMGPIIVEATARFAYSIMMVASLGFLGVGLQPPTPDWGMMVIENKPVIAQAPWAVLFPALAIASLVIAISIFSDFVSKVLIHER, from the coding sequence ATGAAGTATTTCTTGTATCAATTGAAGAAAAGCCCATTGGCCATGGTTGGTATCGCAATCATCTTGTTCTGGTTAATAGCTGCTGCAGTAGGTCCATCCTTGATTCCCTTTACGCATACGGCGATGGATTCTGAGAATCAGATGGCCTCCCCTGGTGAATATGGTCATGTGTTGGGAACCGATGGGCTTGGCCGCGATATCCTTGCGAGAATTGTCTATGGCAGCCGATCAATCCTTACCGTAGCACTACTGACTTCCATATTTTCCACATTGGTGGGTATCTTACTTGGGTTTTCAGCAGGGTACTTTGGAGGGAAGCTTGATACCGCATTCCTTCGAGCAATGGATATTCTTATGGCCATACCTCCCTTGGTATTGTCCATGGTTATCCTTGGTATTCTTGGAGATTCCAGTATTGCGAGCTTGACGATCATTGTATCCATTGCGTTCGTACCTGCTACAGCACGTGTCTCCCGTGGAGTGCTTTTAACAGAAAAGAGCCAAGAGTATGTTTCTGCTGCTCGTATTCGAGGTGAGAACCATCTCTACATCATGTTTGTTGAGATACTCCCCAATACCATGGGACCTATTATTGTTGAAGCTACTGCACGATTTGCATATTCAATTATGATGGTTGCCTCACTCGGTTTTTTGGGAGTTGGATTGCAACCTCCCACCCCTGACTGGGGTATGATGGTTATCGAGAACAAGCCGGTCATTGCACAAGCGCCTTGGGCGGTTCTGTTTCCAGCCTTGGCTATCGCTTCCTTGGTGATTGCCATCTCAATTTTCTCTGACTTTGTCAGTAAGGTATTGATACATGAACGATAA
- a CDS encoding dipeptide ABC transporter ATP-binding protein: MNDNILEIENLHVRFNTFDGTFSAVNSVSLNLEYSESIGIIGESGCGKSTLAFTVMRYLASNAEVDGAIRFKGENLLEKSEKDMESVRGNRIAMVFQNPYSSLNPSLTIGFQLDEVGMHHQKLNKAKARKATIEALEMMNLGDPKGIVRRYPHQVSGGIQQRICIAMALLCKPDLMILDEPTTALDVTTEAVILDSIAELRDKLKMSMIYISHDIGVINKVAENIVVMYSGEIVESGPKQQIFENPVHPYTRALINCMPRGGVVKEKTKLNTIPGYVKKRGADEGGCPFADRCDKKNDTCISEYGIKKIEGAHFAACDRAYAEDIPDKLKVRLTPTPRKDDPDFDSEKDLLKVENLHKIYGSRRKVYAVNGIEFSVKPHSILGIVGESGCGKSTTGHMVSGLFPPSKGRILFGDTDISIGWNKRDKETLKNIQLIFQNPGRSLNPSHTVEKIIGRTMQKLANINDANERREKIIDILRKVDLGKEYLEKKPRQLSGGEQQRVAIARSLSISPNLIVCDEPTSALDVSVQASVLNLLNDLQVDTHVAYLFISHDLNVINYLSDYIMVMYAGKIAEYGKRDEVMDNSHHPYTEALLSAVPEVDPTKQKEIIELEGMLPDPAKKVKGCPFAGRCHKQVGEICEKEYPPMVRLSEDHYYFCHIKP, translated from the coding sequence ATGAACGATAATATTTTAGAAATTGAAAACCTCCATGTACGATTCAACACCTTTGATGGAACCTTCTCTGCAGTCAACAGTGTATCCTTGAATCTGGAATATAGTGAATCGATTGGCATCATAGGTGAATCGGGTTGTGGAAAGAGTACCCTGGCTTTCACTGTAATGCGCTACCTTGCTAGTAATGCAGAGGTAGATGGAGCTATCCGTTTCAAGGGCGAGAATTTGCTTGAGAAATCGGAGAAAGATATGGAATCTGTACGTGGTAATAGAATAGCCATGGTTTTCCAGAATCCATACTCCTCCCTCAATCCTTCTCTTACCATCGGCTTCCAGCTCGATGAAGTGGGAATGCATCACCAAAAGCTCAACAAGGCAAAGGCAAGGAAAGCAACAATTGAAGCTTTGGAGATGATGAACCTTGGAGATCCCAAAGGCATTGTGAGGAGATATCCTCACCAGGTTAGTGGGGGAATCCAGCAAAGAATCTGTATTGCGATGGCATTGCTCTGTAAGCCGGATCTTATGATTCTTGATGAACCAACTACTGCGTTGGATGTCACTACAGAGGCTGTCATTCTTGATTCTATCGCAGAACTCAGGGATAAGCTGAAAATGTCCATGATCTATATCTCGCATGATATTGGTGTTATCAATAAAGTAGCTGAGAACATTGTGGTCATGTACAGCGGAGAGATAGTTGAGAGTGGTCCCAAACAGCAAATATTTGAGAATCCTGTACACCCGTATACCCGTGCCTTGATCAATTGTATGCCCCGAGGTGGGGTAGTGAAGGAAAAGACAAAGTTGAACACCATCCCCGGCTATGTGAAGAAACGTGGGGCGGATGAAGGTGGCTGTCCGTTTGCTGACAGGTGTGATAAAAAGAACGATACCTGTATCAGTGAATACGGGATTAAGAAGATAGAAGGAGCCCACTTTGCTGCCTGCGATCGCGCCTATGCTGAGGATATCCCCGACAAACTGAAGGTACGACTTACGCCAACCCCACGCAAGGATGATCCAGATTTTGACAGTGAGAAAGATCTGTTGAAGGTTGAGAACTTGCATAAGATCTATGGAAGCAGGCGTAAAGTGTATGCAGTCAATGGCATTGAGTTCTCAGTCAAACCACATTCCATCCTTGGTATTGTAGGTGAATCAGGATGTGGTAAATCCACTACCGGACATATGGTCAGTGGATTGTTCCCCCCATCCAAGGGGAGAATACTTTTCGGGGATACTGATATTTCCATTGGCTGGAATAAGCGGGACAAGGAGACGCTGAAGAACATTCAGCTCATTTTCCAGAATCCTGGGCGGAGTCTCAATCCTTCCCACACCGTTGAAAAGATCATTGGTCGAACCATGCAGAAGCTTGCAAACATCAATGATGCGAATGAGCGGCGTGAGAAGATCATCGATATCCTCAGGAAGGTTGACTTGGGTAAGGAATATTTAGAGAAGAAACCCCGTCAGCTCAGTGGAGGAGAACAGCAGCGTGTGGCTATTGCACGTTCACTCTCCATCTCTCCAAACCTGATCGTCTGTGATGAGCCAACCAGTGCACTTGACGTCTCTGTCCAGGCATCGGTACTCAACCTGCTCAACGACCTACAGGTGGACACGCATGTTGCCTACTTGTTCATATCGCATGACCTGAATGTCATCAACTACCTCAGTGATTACATCATGGTCATGTATGCAGGAAAGATTGCTGAATATGGGAAACGGGATGAGGTGATGGACAACTCCCACCACCCATATACCGAGGCACTGCTCTCAGCTGTTCCTGAGGTTGACCCGACAAAGCAGAAGGAGATCATTGAGCTGGAAGGAATGCTTCCAGACCCTGCAAAGAAGGTGAAGGGGTGTCCGTTTGCCGGTCGATGTCATAAGCAGGTAGGTGAGATTTGCGAGAAGGAGTATCCACCCATGGTGCGTCTCTCCGAGGATCACTACTACTTCTGCCACATCAAGCCGTAG
- a CDS encoding NUDIX hydrolase — protein MHLPYHGAGIIFWTITETGEVSFLMGKRSMPPQNHRWAFPGGTWEKARDGYDTKKKVFYKETAIRECHEEVGINVPYPENMLLLWSLDVPGFHYRVYTYHLKIQLTPPYISEFSEAGWFTFSNIPTPMVTFVRTQIRRLKQHVKQLKH, from the coding sequence ATGCATCTACCATACCACGGAGCTGGAATCATATTCTGGACGATCACTGAGACAGGTGAAGTATCTTTCCTGATGGGAAAACGTTCCATGCCTCCTCAGAACCATAGGTGGGCTTTCCCTGGAGGGACATGGGAGAAAGCAAGAGATGGGTATGATACCAAGAAAAAGGTTTTCTACAAAGAGACAGCAATAAGGGAGTGCCATGAAGAAGTGGGAATTAACGTTCCATACCCAGAGAATATGCTGCTTCTCTGGTCGCTTGATGTACCAGGTTTCCACTACCGAGTCTATACATATCATCTCAAGATTCAATTAACACCACCCTACATCTCTGAATTCTCTGAAGCAGGATGGTTTACCTTTTCTAACATACCAACTCCTATGGTAACCTTCGTACGAACACAGATCCGTAGGCTGAAACAGCATGTAAAGCAATTAAAGCACTAG
- a CDS encoding DsrE family protein, whose protein sequence is MQITDHTVRIFLMNDSVDIARDSNKKPLEYDQDLSRIFRDLIAKDLRARVCDTSIA, encoded by the coding sequence CTGCAGATAACAGATCATACAGTTCGAATCTTCCTGATGAATGATTCTGTCGATATTGCCCGTGATTCAAACAAGAAGCCACTCGAGTATGACCAGGACTTATCGCGGATATTTCGTGACCTGATTGCAAAAGACCTTCGGGCAAGGGTTTGCGATACTTCTATTGCCTGA
- a CDS encoding thiamine pyrophosphate-binding protein, producing the protein MAKQLKTGAEIIARSLEDLGVQYIFGYTGAAILPVMDELAKSSIKIVVNANEQCAAFSAAGYSRSSEQVGVAIVTSGPAITNALTAVADSYADSIPLVVIAGQVPEHKLGTDSFQHIDVASVFGPTAKKVYSVKALNNLEKVIKDAYFLAQSGKRGPVVIDLPMNLQQKAAGYEALPLAQFSTIYDQDVHLSASQCKQFFNLLMEADHPLLYLGGGVNSERGSEAIRRFNARFSIPSVNTLMAKGVVSEREDTNLGMLGMFGTPAANKIIQENDLFLAIGVRWDDRVAEKVGFAIQAKIAFIDIHADKVQQIRGERQPVFSFIGDAATILHDLCDWADTHELRLTIDAWREHAADLKRRWPLAYNTESDTIQMAQVLRTLDTLIDESTIITTGVGNHQLFSAQYIRCQRPRSFLTCGAFGTMGSGMPLAVGAVHANMDKQVIVVDGDGSFRMNMGELFTIGTNCLPIKILLLNNHADGMVYNLEDASYEGRHSATCRNEDVNFAKIADLCGFSFSRRIEQKDDIVPALKQWLESTGPCLLEVITDRKEVLYPVVRPGASYADMDLGPFIKEKDTP; encoded by the coding sequence ATGGCTAAACAACTCAAAACCGGAGCAGAGATTATTGCACGAAGCCTTGAGGATCTGGGTGTACAGTATATCTTCGGATATACAGGAGCAGCTATTCTGCCGGTCATGGATGAGCTTGCAAAGAGCTCGATAAAGATTGTCGTGAATGCCAATGAGCAGTGTGCGGCCTTCAGTGCTGCAGGATACTCCAGGAGCAGTGAGCAAGTCGGTGTTGCCATTGTGACCAGTGGTCCGGCTATCACCAATGCACTGACAGCTGTAGCTGACAGCTACGCTGACAGCATCCCCCTGGTGGTAATAGCTGGACAGGTACCAGAGCACAAGCTTGGTACTGACTCGTTCCAACATATTGATGTTGCCTCAGTTTTTGGCCCAACAGCCAAAAAAGTGTACTCCGTTAAAGCATTGAACAACCTTGAAAAAGTGATCAAGGATGCTTATTTTCTGGCACAATCAGGAAAACGTGGACCGGTGGTCATCGACCTTCCCATGAACCTGCAACAAAAAGCAGCCGGGTATGAAGCACTCCCCCTTGCACAGTTCAGCACCATTTATGATCAAGATGTCCATCTCTCTGCCTCACAATGCAAACAATTTTTTAACCTGCTCATGGAAGCTGATCACCCACTCTTGTATTTGGGTGGAGGAGTTAACAGTGAACGTGGCAGTGAAGCCATCAGACGATTCAATGCAAGGTTTTCGATTCCATCAGTAAATACCTTGATGGCAAAAGGGGTGGTGAGTGAGCGTGAAGATACCAATCTTGGGATGCTCGGTATGTTTGGTACACCTGCCGCCAACAAGATCATCCAGGAGAACGACCTCTTTCTCGCCATTGGAGTCCGCTGGGATGACCGTGTTGCGGAAAAAGTTGGCTTTGCCATTCAGGCAAAAATTGCATTCATCGACATCCACGCCGACAAGGTGCAACAAATTCGAGGAGAAAGACAACCGGTGTTCTCCTTCATTGGAGATGCTGCAACCATTCTTCATGACCTCTGCGATTGGGCCGACACCCATGAACTCAGGCTCACCATTGACGCGTGGAGAGAGCATGCTGCAGATCTGAAACGTCGGTGGCCGCTCGCATACAATACTGAGTCTGACACCATTCAGATGGCACAGGTCTTACGTACCTTGGATACGCTTATCGACGAATCTACCATCATTACCACAGGAGTTGGTAATCATCAGTTGTTCTCTGCTCAGTACATTCGATGCCAAAGGCCTCGTTCTTTTCTGACCTGTGGTGCCTTTGGGACCATGGGAAGTGGAATGCCACTTGCTGTTGGAGCCGTACACGCCAATATGGATAAACAGGTAATTGTAGTGGATGGGGACGGAAGTTTCAGGATGAATATGGGTGAGCTTTTCACGATTGGAACCAACTGCCTTCCCATCAAGATACTCCTCCTGAACAACCATGCCGATGGCATGGTCTACAATCTTGAGGATGCTTCATATGAAGGTCGGCACTCTGCAACCTGTAGAAATGAAGATGTCAATTTTGCGAAGATTGCGGACCTGTGTGGTTTCTCCTTCAGCAGAAGGATTGAACAGAAAGATGACATAGTACCTGCGCTCAAGCAATGGCTCGAGAGCACAGGACCATGCTTACTTGAGGTGATTACCGACCGTAAGGAAGTGCTGTACCCGGTTGTACGACCTGGAGCTTCCTATGCAGATATGGACCTTGGTCCGTTTATAAAGGAAAAGGATACACCATGA